Proteins encoded together in one Desulfovibrio sp. UCD-KL4C window:
- a CDS encoding galactokinase family protein: MLSCEAYQVYLDSGGFDKDFCAMHSSSRLDESRRRLTKLLNWIEESFKPELLGVASAPGRTELGGNHTDHNHGRVLAAAINLDCLAAFSPAHESNSQVVTILSENFEKPIVVDLSDTSPRQEEEGTSEAIVRGVADGFRLAGFQASGFNGCVTSTIPAGSGLSSSAAFEVLIGRIFNYLFNDRKVSPLDIARIARRSENLHFAKPCGFMDQTASSFEGILEIDFNDPENPVVEQITPGFTCCDTSNTGFYGTGYRLCVVNTGGSHADLTSEYAAIPYEMHQAAKYFGRSEARGISMSEVISNMGMLREKAGDRAALRLMHFIGEDERAEQQAKALSCGDMSEFLQLVADSGKSSCRLLQNCYNTHSPAEQPIPTALILTEYLLGSKGVGRVHGGGFAGTIQVYAQDSCFDEYKTAMEKIFGTGSVIELVVRQPGLDFLNISKKGREVG, from the coding sequence ATGTTATCGTGTGAAGCTTATCAAGTTTATCTGGATTCTGGAGGATTTGATAAAGATTTTTGCGCCATGCATTCCAGCTCCAGACTTGATGAATCCCGCCGTCGCTTAACCAAGCTTTTGAATTGGATAGAAGAATCTTTTAAACCTGAATTGTTAGGAGTCGCCAGTGCACCGGGCAGAACAGAGCTGGGCGGCAACCACACAGATCATAACCATGGAAGAGTTCTTGCCGCAGCGATTAATCTGGACTGTCTGGCAGCATTTTCTCCCGCTCACGAATCAAATTCGCAAGTCGTCACAATCCTATCTGAAAATTTTGAAAAACCTATTGTCGTTGATTTATCTGATACATCTCCGAGACAGGAAGAAGAGGGGACCAGCGAAGCTATCGTTCGTGGAGTTGCTGACGGTTTCAGACTGGCGGGGTTTCAGGCTTCCGGTTTTAACGGATGCGTTACCAGCACCATACCTGCCGGATCAGGTCTTAGTTCTTCTGCTGCCTTCGAGGTTTTGATAGGAAGGATTTTTAATTATCTTTTTAACGACAGAAAAGTCAGCCCGCTTGATATCGCAAGGATAGCCAGACGTTCTGAAAATTTACATTTCGCCAAACCTTGCGGTTTTATGGACCAGACTGCTTCTTCTTTTGAAGGTATTTTAGAAATAGATTTCAATGATCCTGAAAATCCTGTTGTTGAACAGATTACTCCCGGATTTACCTGTTGTGATACTTCAAACACAGGTTTTTATGGAACAGGATACCGTCTCTGCGTTGTTAACACCGGAGGGAGTCACGCTGACCTGACCTCTGAATATGCAGCCATACCTTATGAAATGCATCAGGCAGCGAAATATTTCGGACGCAGCGAAGCTCGGGGCATAAGTATGTCCGAGGTTATTAGTAACATGGGAATGCTGCGGGAGAAAGCAGGCGACAGAGCAGCTTTAAGACTTATGCATTTTATAGGGGAAGATGAGCGGGCAGAGCAGCAGGCTAAAGCTTTAAGCTGTGGTGACATGAGTGAATTTCTCCAGCTTGTCGCTGATTCAGGAAAGTCATCGTGCCGCCTTCTACAAAACTGCTACAATACACATTCCCCTGCCGAGCAACCTATTCCAACGGCTTTGATTCTGACTGAGTACCTTCTTGGCTCAAAGGGAGTGGGCAGAGTGCACGGCGGAGGGTTTGCCGGAACAATTCAAGTTTATGCCCAAGATTCATGTTTTGATGAGTATAAAACTGCGATGGAAAAGATCTTCGGAACTGGCTCAGTAATCGAACTTGTTGTCCGTCAGCCCGGTCTGGATTTTTTGAATATTTCTAAAAAAGGACGGGAAGTGGGATAA